The sequence below is a genomic window from Humulus lupulus chromosome 3, drHumLupu1.1, whole genome shotgun sequence.
TTGTCAACGACAAAAATTATGGGTAGTTTTTTTTAATCCAAccatttattaattaaaactacaCTCACCCCCTTGAGATGTAACATTTGATTTtggaaagtaaaagaaaaaaaatggatgaGAATATCCAAATAGCTActcaaaatttttattattatttttatatatttggtTCCTAAAACTTTCGATTAAATTATAAACTAGTTTTGAGGAGCATCTATTTATGGATATGCAACGGCCCTTCATGTGGGTTGTCTCTTTATTTTATTGATGAAACCAATAATACTAGATTCCTTCCCTTCTTGATTTTTTATTAACAAGTTTGGTTTGCTATTGATATATTCTTactacataaatatatatagtaaGAAAAGAAATCTCTGTTAAATATGTCATCAAGAACATGtgcatattgaatttttttttttatagtgcaCTAACACAGTCCAAGACAAAGAGTGCAGGACCATGAGTTTCCACAGCCATTGATATTGAGTGGCTTGCTATTCCATAGTCCTTCCCACTCCATACTTCTCTGTACTTGCATGAGCCATCATTCAAATTGGCACCAGGTAGGGCCTTGGCCAGGTCTGATATCTTTGCTGATATTACTGTGTTCACTGGGTTCAAGTTGAAAAAAGCAACATATACTTCTCCTGTGGAGGTATCAGTCTTTGTTAGAGTCACATAAATAACAATACAAGAGCACTTGTAGTATGAAAACATGTTTCCGTAGTAGCTCACTCATTATCTTTTCGATTTCGAAAATCAAGCATTTCAGTTCAATAGAATCTATTACTGGGCAAGAAGTTATTTCTTTTGTTTCTCAAGCTCAATAGAAGTcttcttgtatttttgtaaattgaAGAAGATTGTTTTCAAGTTTTTACTAGAATAACACTACTTTTTCTtgaacttatttatttttttcagttGGGTGGGATAAGGGGTCGAACCTTTTCTTCCAGTTGCAATCCAAGAGCGAACTCCGGATGAGTTGGGTTTAGCTGCTTCAATGATCAGCAATGGTAAGTTAAACAATAAATTTAAGTTTACTCTCCACAGATATTACTAAATTAAAGTACACTGGCATTCTTTTTTGTTTGAATTACACTTATTATAGGCATTAAGTTTTAAAGTTTATCACCTTCGTCAGACTTCACTGTCGCACACAGGCCAGAATAACTATTTGTGAGGGTGCCATTTTGATGCAATTCCCACATCTGGCAATAAAGAATTTGTCAGATTTTATTGCAGGTTACCTCAgatttacaacaaaaaaaaaatagaaacatgTAATCAAAAGGACTCtacatgaaaaaataaataattaatcagAAAAATGTTCAAAGAATATGTGTGACACTCAATTGGATGCAGCTTAAAAAATTTGAATTGCAGTTTTTATGCTGATTCTTGAtatatttagaagaaaaaaagaaaacaaaaataggAAACACATGGTTACCTGATTTGCATCCCTTTTGCATGGCGAAAATGAGCCTCTCTTGTACTCTTTTGAGGTGATCTTTCGCTTTGGAGAAGCATGCAAACAAAATCCCGATTGGTGATTTGCTAATAACTGGAGTTTCCCTTGATATTGTTGTTTGTCAGTTATGTCTTCATCTCTAAATCAACATTAATATCAAAATTTATCATAACAGTGTTAAAGAGACATTCTATCTAGCAAGTAATTTGAGACAATATAAGCGAGAATTCAAAAACACAATTACGATGTTAGTCGTGATTCTCTCTTGTATAGGCAAAATGGTGGTGTCTGATGTTTGCTTCCCAAATTTTGTTTCCAACATATCTGTTCAGAATCTTGCTCTAGAGCTTCACTAGACCAACCAACTGCTTTTGTGTCTGCACAGCTAGTAAGACCCAGAACTTGTGCTTCTGAAGTTTTATCTGACAAACATTTTCTTGTCTGCCTGGAAATAATCTCATCTCCCTCCTTTGAGCTCTTTGTACTAGTAATATAAGGGAACTGTAAATTCAACAAAGAAATAACTTATATAGCTACAAGGAAGAATTCATCTTTATCAAGTACTCCAAGGTTAGAAGAGTTATCATGCCTCCATATTATTTGAGCTAAATTGATTTATCTCCAGCAGAGTAGGGTGGGTAATCAGACTGAGAGTGGTCTCATCAAGATTTCTAACATCTCCTCCAAACATGAGAGGAGACCTGGCCATGGACCACAAAGTCATCTGTGAATTCAAAACAAATTAGATTACAAAAAAGTACTTACTAATTGGGGAGTACCATGAGAATAAACCAACTTGCAGTGATTCCTGTACCTGAGTTCTTTGCTCATAAAAGTTGAGATTACACTTTCTGTGTGGGCCATTATTTGAACCTGATGTCATGAAAATCATAACAATGATTTATCATCTAACTAAGATTTTGTTTTGTTAAAGGAAATTCTGAAACAATGAGTAAACAGCAAAACAGCAGTCACATGATCACATTTAATATTTCTCATTATTATTACCCTAAAGCAGATTGGACTCTCCAGGGTTTTTTATCTTCTTAGCTtttttgatgagtttatcaaccctTATTCTAATTTATCTTATAAGAGTCGAAACATTTATCAACTAATAGTGAAAAAAAATGAAACGATGAGTATTGACCTGGATCAGTTAGCCATCCCAGTGGTAGCATATCCAAGTCAGGCCATGACTTCCCAAGTAATCCCTTTGCTCCAACCATATTAGAAGTAGAAAAGTCCCTGAAGACGAGCAGAACAGAATAATGTTACAGGTTAACCATTAACCCTTACCCTTTCCTTAGAAGAAGAAACCGAATGGAAAAGAGATAACTAGGTTATGAAATCAAGATTCGAACAAAAAGACTCTTCACCTGGTAACATCAAAATGGGACGCAACATCTCGCCATGTATCCCAATCATCCCCAGTTATCCGGTACATGTTTACCAATCCACTCACAGCCTTGGCCATGGCAGGTGTCACACTGGTGCCAGGAGACAAAGAATACAGTATAGGACGGTCAAGTTCCTTCAGAACCTGCACAAGCAAATGCAGAGAATATATTGGTAATGATGATGACATTACCATGGAGATAAAGAATAATAATGCAGGCTAGCTTACCTCTGAAACAAAGCTTATTTCATTGACATCCAAGTCATCACCAAAGACACAGTCATGTTTCACTGGATGAAACAGAGAAGTCAATATCAAGATAAGTCTGAGTAATCCTAATTATGCCATAGTTCTGTAGCAGTTCAGGGAAGCTAATcaagataagtttcattcatTAGAAGGTCAATTTACCAAAATCAACACCCCACTCGGCATACTGTTCATACAATGACCTGAGGAAGGCCCTCCCGGCCCCTAACTTGATATCCACACTCATGAAACCATGCGACATCCATGCACAAGCCCTTTCCTTCATCCCTATATCTTTCGCACTCCACTTTTTTCCATCTTCTTCATAGAAACTACCCTGATATTGATAGAAAGTGAATGCTCAAACATTGTTAGAGCTTTCCTAAGAGCTTTGAATTGCTCCATAAACTATTAGTTTGTTTCAAGAAAAAAAGATTTAGTGTTATGTTAGCTAATGATTCTTATAACAGATAAACTCCAACGAATAATGCATCATCTGAATCATCATTGACACATTGCAGTAAATTTCAGAGTAATGGTAAGAGTTTACCTTGGTTGTGTCCAAGATAGGAGTATTTGCATTTACAGCCTGTGTACTAATTCCTCTCATGACATGAATTCCAAACTTCAAACCCATGCTATGTACTTTTTTCGCTACTTCAGTGAACCCTTTTCCTCCTTTGGAGGAAGGCCACCTAGCTGGATCAGGGATCATTCTACCCCATTTGTCGATTACATCAAATCCGAGAGAGTCGACATAAGCCCCAGGTACCTTTCTTCTATACCAAAGATAATCCACAACCACATACTGCATTGCAAGGAAAAATCAAAGCACCTTAAATATCATGTTAAATAGATCTCTCCCACCTCCTACAGATAAACTAATATAAACTAATAATCAGTAGGTAATCCACCGTCTTTGCACCTCGTATCCATGAGGAAGTAGCTGCTTAGATATGGCTTCAGCACTTTGCAGAAACTCTTCCTCAGAAATGGTCCAGCAAAAAGAATCATACGAGTTCCAACCTCTGGGTGGCAAGCTAGCATGCTCTACTGCTGGCACTCTGAAATTGAAAATAACATCACATGATTTGCTTCATGAGGGTGGCCATTTTCCTTCATATGGGATTGCAATGATTCTGCCACATAACTAATAATAGAtaacataaaaagaaaaaagtacAATTTCATTTCGACCAAAGAGTATGTTGCATATTACCTACCGCCCAGAAActcaattttgaaaatataacaaaGTTCATCACTTTCAAAAATGGGTTTAACGAGATGTtaataatatgcttgaaaaaTCAGTGAAGTCGGTATTTTAGGAAATAATAAAGCAAAACAGGCATAGTTctgaaatgggtttttgactcaTCACCGAATTTGCTATTAGAGAAAAGAAAAAATTGGTGCACACGATTCAGTCATCATACTTTAACTTGCAACAACAGAATAAGTAATTTAATTCATAAGCAAAACTCTCACTCAcaaaaatgatgatgatgaacgagagagagagagagagcacagaagtacctGTGAAcgagaagaaaaagggaaaggaaGAAGAAACATATGGAGCCCGAGAAAAGGACCTGCAAATTCATAGTTAGAGCAGAGGAAAAGACTAGAGAATGAAGTTTTGGCTTTCTTTGGGGGAAAATATAATGATGAGGAACCTGACACCAACCAGttaaaccatattattaatttaatcttTTTAGCAACAGGTAAAAAAAGAAAACCTCAGTAACAGGTAGGATttttgcatttatttattttaaaaaatctctTGAAATATGTTCTTATCTGGTTAACATTTATAATACAATATCGTTGTACTATGGTATCATTAAATACTGAAACTGCAATGTCCTGCTCTCTGTCGCAATCATAAATAATAATGATACGTCTCTAAACTCGTTGAAAAACCCAACTAGTGTATAGTATACCTTAATGACATTTTCTTTTAGACGGAAGTAGATCTGTGAGAGAAGAATGAGTCATTTTCTGACagaacacactctctctctctctctctctccataaaTATCCATTGGTATTTAACTATTTACAGTTACATGATGACACAACGATGACCATGACAGACTCCACCCATTCGAATATTTGCTTGGGTCCTCATCAATCACACTATAAGTATATATTTCTCTACTCATTCTCATACATACCCGTTGCTTCAAATTTTATTTAGCCTTATCCACACAGAGTCAACTCATCTTAGTCATCTAGCTCTTCAATAACTATTCTGAACCCTTTCAgcctttcactgcaaagagactTATTCTCACTAATGCGCATAACTTTCTtcagttatttatttttaaaaaaaaaagacatttttaacttttatttttagtAAGTACATATTGTGTTGAGCTACCAGTTCAGTTCACTACGGACAGTTGTTTACattcaacataaaataaaatgtccCTCTAAGCCGGCACCCCTTTGAATGAATCTGTGgctttttataatttattaaacaatcactaattaataattaataattaataataataataataagatagAACAGTTTAGTGGCTTTTCTGTCTACATTTTGTTTCATATGATTAACAAAACTTATAGCAATGCCTTAAAAGTAACTGTACTCGTCTATTTTGAGTGACTCAGGTTTTCACCAGCAATAGCCGCATTTAAAAAACCTTTCACATTTCACTTGTAACTTTACACGGTTTAGATGATACATGAAAATTTTATGTTGATGTTCCTGAGACAGAACAGAACTTCAAAacccccaaaaaaaaaattagaagaagaaaaaaatcgaTATCTAAACCTTGATCGCCTATTGTTTCTGAAAAAGAAGATACAACAAATGGTGTTATAAAAATGATGGCTCGACATAAATAAAATTGTTAAAAATCTATCTCCTGCTGCTGTCTGTACGTTTCGCCTGCAAACCCCTCCACTTCCAATCTCAGCTTTCGCATTGGCCTTCACTCCATATGCATATTTGTTTAAGGCCTTCAGGCTTAAATTTCCATTAGCATTGTATCCCGAGTTCTTGGAGTCGGTGAGGCCTTCAAACTTTGAGCTGGATATGTTCTTACCTTGTTTAGGCTTTGCACATGCATGGAGTTAGAGGGTTCTCCCACAAGTCATAGTTAGGAAAGGTTTCTTCAGGCAATCCAGTTCGTGTCTGGTGGGTGACAATTACATCCTCAGCGAAGGTAGCCCATCCCATATATGGGTCTCCAAAAGATTTAGACATAAGGCCTTTGTCCGGTTTTATGGACTTTTGACGGTGGCCCATGTACCGGCGAGCTCCTATGATCAGCTTAGCGAAGTTACCTCCATGAGTCATTACAAAGACATCAGACTTCAAGCACACCAAGAAATCCAGTGCTGCCAAGCTAGTCACATGCTTCCTGAATTTATCCAACTCGTCTTTTGTTGCCAACTCCTGCTTCGTTACCTGTTACAAATAGTCAAATTTTACACAACTGAGAATTGAGTGCAAGATTCATGGATAAAAGAACATTCAATTAAGATTTGTGgattgattattaaattatttacaaTAAAATTTGCCATACCAGATTTGGAAACATGTTCCTAAGAGGTGCCATTCTGTTCTGTCCACCATAGACTTGTCCTGAAGCAACATAAATTTGAGTTTCCTTGGGATAACCCATTGCACGGAGAATAACTGCCACTTCCCCTGGCTCAAGCGGACATCGTCCTTCCTTTCTCTTCTGCAAGGCCAATTGCCATAGATGGGAACCATTCTGCAGAGATCGCAACCATCATGCTCTTTTTGAGTTCTACTCAATGTGACAAAAAAGACACACGGTTAATTCTTATTAGATTACCTTATAACGCCGGGGCCATTCTTTCTTTCTGTATTCTGCCATGCTAACTTTTTCCTCTCTTGTCCCCACAAAATCACAGAAAGACAAGCCAACCATCCCTTTCTCAAACCTAAGATGAAGAGCCCTGTTTTGTGAAAGTTTGTGCATtgttagatctaatatttttagTACACCTGTACAATTAAAAGGGAATGCTTCAAATGCCAACTTACATATAAGGATTTGAACCTCCAGTTCGGTTTCTCATCCTTGCAGCCAATAGATCAGCCATCTGCTCTATCTCAGGCAGAAACTTCAGAGCATGATAGTTCACCCTACATCTCAGCCTGTTGATCTCTGGAGGAACGTTATCATACCTAAAAGAATACACCTTCACTGTCATTTAAAGATAAACTTGTCGACATGAACGGAAAATTGTAAAATTAGTGCTAAAATGATCTATCTTATTACCCATTTTATCTTATAACAGCATTTTTACAAGAAGGCCTATGCAATTCTACGATTGTTTAGAAGCAACGACTTACCCAAGTCGATCGACGAATGGCTTTAAGGCCATTATCTTCTTCTCCTTCACTCGAGGTAGAACATTGTCAATATAAAACTGTGCGGGTGCATACTTTGGTATATTTTTTACCGTCCGTCTGGAAAACAAACACATTTACTACCTGTCAGTGCCAAATTGCAGCGAAAAGGTACTAGGGCAAGCAAATTCAATTTTGAGGGTtcttctaaacattccactaaacTTAGATAAATTTTAACTAAAGGTTGAGAGCACACTCTAGCATTTCTTTCTTGACTTGATAAATCACAAGTATAGAAATATTTAGGTTATGTCAAATCAAGCAGGTCGGACCAAGCGCTATATTATAGTTCACACTTTACAGATATTTTTGTTGTCAATAGGTGTTGAGTCAAAACTTCATGTCTTGCTCTTTACATAATGATAATTAATTGCTTACATAGATACATAAACTACAGAAAACATTACAGTAACTAACCTTATACTTGTAAAAAGCTCTGTTTTGTCTGTAAACCATTCAGGAATATCTCGAACAATTCGCACATCGTCCTTTAGGTAATCAATGAAATGATCTACATCAAAGATGTCTTCAAAATTCCTGTACATATTTCCACATTCATGAACAGCAAACATTAGAGTTCGTGAGGACTAACTGAATCTACACAACTACACGGCGTCTGCAGGAAGAATTATGTCATCATTAACTCTCATCTCATAGCCTCCAATAAATTTCAGACATTATTTTACCCTTCTTTCTTTTTCCAAACTACGACAGTGGTTAAGAATTATACATTTGAATTAATATATGCTTGACCAAGTGAGATTGCCAATTTCTTAGTGGAATTCAAAGTCAATTAAGTTGAGGAGAAAAAAGGACACACAGGATAAGGTTATGAATTCCACTGGTATTGATAGATTTAAGAGAAAAAAGGACACAGAGTAATAAGATTATAAATTCTAGTGATATTGATGTCACTTTATAACAAGCACATTTGGAATTATGCATTTTTACATGATGGATGGTGCAGCAGATATATTCTTCAACATAAATAATTTATACTTATTTGTGTATATCTTATCAATATCAACAATAAGAACACCAAAAGTTGTGAAACCATTCACAAGGAAATCTTACGTTTTGTCTTTCCAAATTTGATCCTGCTTTAATACTGGCAAAATAAGGGTTGCATTCATTATCTTAGCCACAGCAACTGCATTGCATATCTGCATCCAGGAAAATGTTAAATTAAACGGCTCAAAATAACTCATAATAAACACATCACAAAAATATAAAATCTACGAAAACAAAAACTAGAACCACTGCCAGAAAATTTCTTTGTTCCCCTTTTCTGAAGAAAATTTACTATGTTCTGTGCTACTGAAATTTGCCAGTATACAAACTATCAATTCTTTAAGAAAAACAGATCAATTGCATTCTAGAACCATCCATCTCAACACCATACAATGCTCATTAGTCCCTCATACAAAAGATCTAAATTTGAAAATGGCTTTAAATTCTCATTCGAGTGAGTCAATTTCCCCAATCAAGTTCTATGGAAAGTAAGGAGGTTTAACAATTATGTGCAATTCAAAATATGGTTATTGTAACATTTAATTTGTCAATAAGATTCAGTTCAGTTCATAAAAACGTGACTTACAGCAATTCGTTGTTGATTTAGACCTCCCTCAGCATGGATGAAAATGTATCCATTTGTTTCATTCTCAGGAGGAGCATCTGTGCATTCCCAATAATGTATTATGTATCAAACACTAAACTTATAATCTATCCATAAATTCAAATACATAacttttgaaaacaaaaaaaataatcaagTACCTGATATACCGCCATCTCGACGCTCAGCACATGGCTTCCAAGAAGTGGTTGCTGAGAGAGGATTCTCCCATAGAGACGGAGGTTCTTTGACCTTTGAAAAGAAACACCACCATGCATTTAAATTAATGGGTTAATCAAGAGCATTGTGAGCAACAATAAAATTTCAAGATCTTTCAATACTTACTTGAGGGCAATGAAGAACAATGCCATCTTTCCTACACAAGTATGGAGTATTCTGTATTAAGTTGAAAACAAAGTTGGGTAAAATCAGTAATCAGTAGTCAGTActaacaaaaataattattaacaTTATCACAGTAATCTCCAAACAGTATACCAGGCGCCAAATtcaatcaaaatttatttttaaaaaaagctTAATAACAAATCCCCATTTCAAAGCATCACCCTAGTTCTCAATCAAATAACAAAAACACCCAATAATTAACCATTTAAGATTCAATCACAGTTCTTATTCCATTAACCTATCTCTAACGAAAGATAATGTACGGATATGCAAACGAATGTGAATCACGAAAGAGAACTCACTAAATGTCTAACGACGGAGAAAATCGAGATCGCAGCGACGAGAACGACGAAAACGGCCAAGAAGAGTGAGATCCTGGAGCTTTGCGTAGAAACCCTAGCATCGTCGTTTATAAATGGGCAAAGAGAGTAAAAATAAGAGCAGAAAGAACGGTCACCGCGATCTTTGTAAACATGGCGGCCGCGTGCGTCGTCGTCTGATTGAGTATCGGAGATCAACGGGGAGGAGTGCTCGTCGCGCTTCATCGGAGAAGATGAGGATCGAGCTCCGATCGAACTCGAGTGCCTCAACTCAGCCATGGCTCGCTTCGGGCTTTGTGAGCCAGAGTTCTGAGTGAATCGTTTCTTGCTGTGCTGAGGAGGTTCGTCACAGTCCATGCGATTTCAGATTTTCTTCTCTACCAACAAATTGAAGTGTTTTGCAAACTTTTGGGGGTCCAATCGTAATTAAGTATTTAATCGAGGGTGTTTTTGTCATTTTCTGGTGGCCCTGACTGATCTGAACAGCTGCAATTAATCATCATGATATTTTTTGTGAAAATCTACGGCTGAGATTGATTTGAACATTATggtacttttttttcttcttctctgtgTAGTAAGTGGCTCAGACTTTAGAAATTCGCTTCACAAGCAATATGCACGTGATCAACGTTTTAGCCCAACGACAAAACCATGCCCCGATCGACTACGAAACGACATAAAAGTATCTTATttatcttcttttattttttatttttggacataaaaatttccaaaaaataattcataatttgtatttttgcaaaaataTACATAGTTATATCAAATGTGTAAGGGATTTTTgtcatattttaaaatatagaattttgtcatattttaataatatagtgtttttttaattaattttttatatttaaccgttataaaaaaaaaaatttcaattgtAATATCTAGAGTAAAGTGATTATATGTGTGTGACATTTGAAAATCCATGCATTATATTGggataatattttaatttaaaaaaaaaaactaagtagGGACATTttaaatatttgagactaaaatTAAATTTAGGGATTATTGAGAAACTAAGAATTAAACTAAACCTCGAATATATAAAGAGCCTGCTAccaaaatatgaagaaaaaagtACAATACCTGAAAATGACACAACTATTGAATACGACAATGAAAATTATGCAagaatagaaagaaaaaataaataaataaacgatTACATAATATAGAATACAAAAATGAAATTTTGTACCTTTTTGGTTTAtgaaattttaatttaagtacttggcataaaaattattttttgctGTATCATTTACCTTAAAAAAACCAATAACTTATTTTACAAAACTATAACAAAAGAACTATTTGTGAAATCCATAACTATTTAGTTTTAAAAACTTATCACAATATTATTTTTATCAATAACTTATAATGACAAAATTATCACTTgattataattatataaaaaattggcacatttaacaaaataattgttatttttaaagaaataacataatcattatatttttattattaaaaaggaGTTGTTTGAGGTTAGTCCTTGTAGTGACCAAACttgataattattattattagataCTTGTTACCATCAAtaactatttataaaatatactAATTGTGGTATTCTTATAAAATAcgcaattaaaaaaaaagtttcctTGGTTTTTTgttgataaaataaaatattagattCATTATTCCTAAACCTAACTTGTTTCAATAGCAAGTAATATGAAGCTAATGAAGTTACGTCAAGAATCAATATGATTATTTTTCAATCACTATCTacgttttataaattaattagacCTACATAATTGGGTGATGTTTTATATGTGACCACGATGGAGGGATAAATCaataattaatgaaaatattatgaTCAATCATTGACaatgtttaatgaaaaatatatatagggTGTTTTTATGGTAGGGTTCCGattcgtgaatagttttcggtgcgatattttttatgattgtctatattgtagttatttagagcatcctacaaatttttagaaaattactaataatttagtgtacggaaaataaggttcaaacatgttattttctacTCACATAAACAAATTAGTCACGAGTGCAACAACATATTTGCACTTAGTTTTCGACACTATAAAgtatttggaattttctaaaaatttgcaaatGCTCTAAATCATGGCCGGCCTAATGTTTTTTTTGGGTCATAGGCAAAATTTTAAAATGAGGCAtttgatgaagaagaaaaaaactatatttttaatattaatatatcatccaaatttaaataaaaattttacacCCACATAATAAAGTCAAATATTCTAAATAAAAGTACTACAAATTTATTATTCAAAGTTGTAGATGAATTCTCCAATAAGTAAATTTTATTCTCCAACTTTTTCACAACGAGCAATCTCCAAGCCATAGAACCTAACAAGAATATCAATTAAaacaaaatgattaaaaaataataaataacaatAATTGATTCATTTAAAAATTTATCTTTCTTGCTTTTTGGGATGCAAATTTGTTAATAAAATCATTGTTTTCAAGTTTATCTAGTAAATTATGCTCAATAGACAACATTGTCAATCCACTCAATCGTTCTTGCAACATAGTTGGTCTTAAATAAGACTTTATCAATTTCAATTTCGAAAAACTTCTCTCTGCTGAAGCAACTATTACAGGAATAGTTAGTAATATTCTACAAGCAATGTATGCATTTGGAAATGAATCAATCTTTTTTATGTAATCAAGTATTTCAACTGCTATTTTCATTTGGAAAAATTTCTCTCaacatttttaattttgaaaacaaatctaaaccatcaatatcagaaaataaattatattttaaaatattttcgaGATTTAAAGAATGATATTTTAAAGCATCTTCATTCAATGATTTTAGTTTCTTcaaattgaataaaaataaaaaaatgtttgcATACACTTGAAATTGTTCAAATCTATTTTTAAGTGAACAAATGATTTGATCAATCATAAAAAGAAAATAGTCAATCCGAAATGATTCTTTAGCAGATTTTActatatcatcatcatcatcatcaattaTTTC
It includes:
- the LOC133823683 gene encoding uncharacterized protein LOC133823683, which gives rise to MDCDEPPQHSKKRFTQNSGSQSPKRAMAELRHSSSIGARSSSSPMKRDEHSSPLISDTQSDDDARGRHVYKDRGDRSFCSYFYSLCPFINDDARVSTQSSRISLFLAVFVVLVAAISIFSVVRHLNTPYLCRKDGIVLHCPQVKEPPSLWENPLSATTSWKPCAERRDGGISDAPPENETNGYIFIHAEGGLNQQRIAICNAVAVAKIMNATLILPVLKQDQIWKDKTNFEDIFDVDHFIDYLKDDVRIVRDIPEWFTDKTELFTSIRRTVKNIPKYAPAQFYIDNVLPRVKEKKIMALKPFVDRLGYDNVPPEINRLRCRVNYHALKFLPEIEQMADLLAARMRNRTGGSNPYMALHLRFEKGMVGLSFCDFVGTREEKVSMAEYRKKEWPRRYKNGSHLWQLALQKRKEGRCPLEPGEVAVILRAMGYPKETQIYVASGQVYGGQNRMAPLRNMFPNLVTKQELATKDELDKFRKHVTSLAALDFLVCLKSDVFVMTHGGNFAKLIIGARRYMGHRQKSIKPDKGLMSKSFGDPYMGWATFAEDVIVTHQTRTGLPEETFPNYDLWENPLTPCMCKAYGLTGWCQVPHHYIFPQRKPKLHSLVFSSALTMNLQVLFSGSICFFFLSLFLLVHRVPAVEHASLPPRGWNSYDSFCWTISEEEFLQSAEAISKQLLPHGYEYVVVDYLWYRRKVPGAYVDSLGFDVIDKWGRMIPDPARWPSSKGGKGFTEVAKKVHSMGLKFGIHVMRGISTQAVNANTPILDTTKGSFYEEDGKKWSAKDIGMKERACAWMSHGFMSVDIKLGAGRAFLRSLYEQYAEWGVDFVKHDCVFGDDLDVNEISFVSEVLKELDRPILYSLSPGTSVTPAMAKAVSGLVNMYRITGDDWDTWRDVASHFDVTRDFSTSNMVGAKGLLGKSWPDLDMLPLGWLTDPGSNNGPHRKCNLNFYEQRTQMTLWSMARSPLMFGGDVRNLDETTLSLITHPTLLEINQFSSNNMEFPYITSTKSSKEGDEIISRQTRKCLSDKTSEAQVLGLTSCADTKAVGWSSEALEQDSEQICWKQNLGSKHQTPPFCLYKRESRLTSDEDITDKQQYQGKLQLLANHQSGFCLHASPKRKITSKEYKRGSFSPCKRDANQMWELHQNGTLTNSYSGLCATVKSDEAAKPNSSGVRSWIATGRKGEVYVAFFNLNPVNTVISAKISDLAKALPGANLNDGSCKYREVWSGKDYGIASHSISMAVETHGPALFVLDCVSAL